One genomic region from Populus nigra chromosome 8, ddPopNigr1.1, whole genome shotgun sequence encodes:
- the LOC133700368 gene encoding bidirectional sugar transporter SWEET7, producing the protein MVSADLVRTVVGIIGNVISLLLFLSPVPTFVQIWRKKSVEQFSPAPYLATMINCMVWVLYGLPIVHPNSTLVWTINGAGVAIEMVYLLLFLIYSDKKGRFKVLQIVLVEVVSIALLATLVLTLVHTTKKRTAIVGIVAIVFNTMMYASPLSVMKIVITTKSVEYMPFYVSLASFANSVAWSAYAFIKFDPFILAPNGTGALFAVAQLILYAVYYRSTQRQIAARQAKGDVGLSELVVNGSSRKTNSSRNGHGSEG; encoded by the exons ATGGTTTCTGCAGACCTTGTTAGAACTGTGGTTGGCATCATAG GAAATGTCATCTCACTACTCCTGTTCTTGTCACCAGT GCCAACTTTCGTACAGATATGGAGAAAGAAATCAGTGGAGCAATTCTCACCAGCCCCGTACCTTGCAACCATGATCAACTGCATGGTTTGGGTCTTATACGGACTACCCATTGTGCACCCCAACAGCACCTTGGTTTGGACCATAAATGGAGCAGGGGTTGCTATTGAGATGGTCTACcttctcctttttcttatttactCAGACAAGAAAGGGAGGTTTAAGGTGCTCCAAATTGTGCTTGTTGAGGTTGTATCCATCGCTCTCCTTGCCACTCTGGTCCTAACTCTAGTCCATACCACCAAGAAGAGAACTGCCATTGTTGGAATTGTTGCCATAGTTTTTAACACCATGATGTATGCTTCACCTTTATCAGTCATG AAAATCGTGATTACTACAAAAAGTGTGGAGTACATGCCATTTTACGTCTCCCTTGCTTCCTTTGCCAATAGTGTTGCCTGGTCTGCTTAtgcttttatcaaatttgaccCCTTCATTCTG GCTCCCAATGGAACGGGCGCATTATTTGCAGTGGCCCAATTGATCCTATATGCTGTGTACTACAGATCCACACAAAGACAAATAGCAGCAAGGCAGGCCAAGGGTGACGTGGGCTTATCAGAGCTGGTTGTCAATGGAAGCTCGAGGAAGACAAATTCCTCTCGGAATGGCCATGGATCAGAGGGCTGA
- the LOC133701716 gene encoding protein KINESIN LIGHT CHAIN-RELATED 1-like — MPGLVSVKTPPDAPPLHISVPEILPGSSTRPEQQPPPRTPTPKKPPSPSPSRSKPSPARSTKKPPPDSPNPNSLLSDPSLDNPDLGPFLLKLARDTIASGEGPIKALDYAIRASNSFERVAIEKGEEPSLDLVMSLHVLGAIYCSLGRFEEAVPVLERAIKVPDFSKGMDHALAGFSGYMQLGDTYSMLGQVDKSIECYEKGLQIQIESLGEIDPRVGETCRYLAEAHVQAMNFDKAEELCKKTLEIHRAHSEPASIEEAADRRLMALICEAKGDYEPALEHLVLASMAMIANEQDNEVAAIDVSVGNIYMSLCRFDEAIFSYQKALTVFKSSKGDNHPSVASVFVRLADLYHRTGKLRESKSYCENALRIYAKPVPGTTTEEIAGGLTEISAIFESIGEPEEALKLLLKAMKLLEDKPGQQSTIAGIEARMGVMFYVVGRYEEARNSFESAVTKLRTSGERKSAFFGVVLNQMGLACVQLFKIDEACELFEEARAILEQECGPCHQDTIGVYSNLAATYDAMGRVEDAIEILEYVLKLREEKLGIANPDFEDEKSRLAELLKEAGKARNKKAKSLENLIDPNSRRNKKESTKKWGFRI, encoded by the exons ATGCCAGGTCTTGTCTCTGTTAAAACCCCGCCAGATGCACCACCACTTCACATTTCTGTCCCTGAGATCCTACCCGGATCCTCAACCCGACCCGAACAACAGCCACCACCCAGAACCCCGACTCCCAAAAAACCCCCATCTCCTTCCCCTTCCCGATCCAAACCTTCCCCTGCCCGCTCCACTAAAAAGCCTCCACCGGATTCTCCAAACCCGAACTCTCTCCTCTCGGACCCTTCGTTGGATAACCCGGATCTTGGCCCGTTTCTCTTAAAGCTCGCCCGTGACACTATTGCATCTGGTGAAGGACCCATTAAGGCATTGGACTATGCAATTAGAGCATCAAATTCGTTTGAAAGAGTGGCAATTGAGAAAGGAGAGGAGCCAAGTTTGGATTTGGTTATGAGTCTTCATGTTTTGGGTGCTATTTATTGTAGTTTAGGGAGGTTTGAAGAGGCAGTGCCTGTGCTTGAAAGGGCTATCAAAGTGCCTGATTTCAGTAAAGGAATGGATCATGCACTTGCTGGGTTTAGTGGTTATATGCAGTTGGGGGATACTTATTCAATGCTGGGTCAAGTTGATAAGTCTATTGAGTGCTATGAGAAGGGGTTGCAGATTCAGATCGAGAGCTTGGGGGAGATTGATCCACGAGTTGGCGAGACTTGCAG GTACTTAGCTGAGGCACATGTTCAAGCTATGAACTTCGATAAAGCAGAAGAATTGTGCAAGAAAACACTTGAAATTCATCGTGCACATAGCGAACCGGCATCTATTGAAGAAGCAGCTGACCGAAGGCTGATGGCTCTTATATGCGAGGCAAAGGGAGACTATGAACCAGCACTTGAGCACCTTGTCCTTGCCAGCATGGCAATGATTGCAAATGAACAGGACAATGAGGTTGCTGCTATTGATGTCAGCGTTGGAAACATTTACATGTCTCTTTGTCGCTTTGATGAGGCTATTTTCTCTTATCAGAAGGCACTCACTGTCTTCAAGTCATCAAAGGGTGACAACCACCCTTCGGTTGCATCTGTCTTTGTACGTCTTGCTGACTTATACCATAGGACTGGAAAACTCCGAGAGTCCAAGTCTTACTGTGAAAATGCTCTGAGGATATATGCGAAACCTGTACCAGGAACCACGACAGAAGAGATTGCTGGGGGATTGACTGAGATTTCAGCCATTTTTGAATCTATAGGTGAGCCCGAGGAGGCATTGAAGCTCTTGCTAAAGGCAATGAAGTTGTTGGAGGATAAACCAGGACAGCAAAGTACTATTGCTGGAATCGAAGCTCGAATGGGAGTGATGTTTTACGTGGTTGGGAGATATGAAGAAGCAAGGAACTCATTTGAGAGTGCTGTGACAAAACTTAGAACCAGTGGTGAGAGGAAGTCAGCCTTCTTCGGGGTTGTGCTGAACCAGATGGGATTGGCTTGTGTGCAGCTGTTTAAAATAGACGAGGCTTGTGAGTTGTTTGAAGAGGCGAGGGCGATACTAGAACAGGAGTGTGGCCCATGCCATCAAGATACCATTGGAGTATATAGCAATCTTGCAGCAACTTATGATGCTATGGGAAG GGTTGAAGATGCAATAGAGATCTTGGAGTATGTTCTAAAACTTAGAGAAGAAAAGCTTGGAATTGCAAATCCTGATTTTGAAGACGAGAAAAGTAGGCTAGCTGAGCTCCTAAAAGAAGCAGGCAAGGCTCGTAACAAAAAGGCAAAATCACTGGAAAACCTCATCGATCCTAATTCAAGGAGAAATAAGAAAGAATCAACGAAGAAGTGGGGTTTTAGAATTTGA
- the LOC133702232 gene encoding beta-amylase 1, chloroplastic-like — translation MAIASPSTTIFSASFCCKRAESTHPTLFPSILCTQRAHRLPTRRFAINSRLNSSKFCGFLSPDNGGSEDFEQYELQHGFTGPMERRKKGSPVYVMLPADSVAKDGKARRFKVLTASLRALVTAGVEGVVMEVWWGVVEREKPMVYNWVGYLDLVALARRCGLKVRAVLAFHQHGIGPGDPLWISLPQWVLEEMDKDPDIAYSDRFGRRNMEYISLGCDMFPVLKGRSPLQAYSDFMMNFRDTFRPLLGSVITGVQVGMGPAGELRYPSCPSQELAWAWRSRELGEFQCYDKYMLACLNACAHDVGMREWGYGGPIVAGNLMHGPDNTDFFKSNGGSWNTPSGEFFLQWYSGMLLLHGERICREAKTIFQGAEVDTSAKLAGIHWHYGTQSHPSELTAGYYNTSRRDGYLPIARMFGRYGFGLCCSVFGMRDVEEKQTNPVSSPEDFLKQLLLAARVCQIPVEGENSATFSEGESYEQVLKMSKFFSYGPGNPSFSFNFMRMDRYLFEQHNWARFTRFVRQMSGANIFRARLDFGGDVHPTSMSDAVKAKSCIYILLRKKNQTHIQTSKANLTLRPPSLGLCSYSST, via the exons ATGGCGATCGCATCTCCATCGACAACAATCTTTTCTGCTTCCTTCTGTTGCAAACGAGCTGAGTCTACTCACCCAACTCTCTTCCCTTCTATCTTGTGCACTCAACGGGCTCACCGCCTTCCAACTCGCCGCTTCGCGATTAACTCCCGACTCAACTCCTCAAAATTCTGCGGCTTCCTCTCTCCTGACAATGGCGGAAGCGAAGATTTCGAGCAGTACGAGCTTCAACACGGATTCACTGGCCCGATGGAGCGGCGGAAGAAGGGATCGCCAGTGTACGTGATGCTGCCGGCGGATTCGGTGGCGAAGGATGGAAAAGCGAGGAGGTTTAAGGTCTTGACGGCGTCTTTGAGGGCGTTGGTGACTGCTGGAGTGGAAGGTGTGGTTATGGAGGTTTGGTGGGGGGTAGTGGAGAGGGAGAAGCCTATGGTTTATAATTGGGTAGGATATTTGGATCTTGTGGCGTTAGCCAGACGGTGTGGGTTGAAGGTTAGAGCTGTCTTGGCTTTCCATCAACATGGCATTGGACCTGGAGACCCTTTATG GATTTCTCTTCCTCAATGGGTGCTTGAAGAGATGGATAAAGATCCAGATATAGCGTATTCTGATCGATTCGGTAGAAGAAACATGGAATATATTTCTCTTGGATGTGACATGTTTCCTGTGCTGAAGGGACGATCACCACTCCAAGCTTATTCAGATTTTATGATGAACTTCAGAGATACTTTTAGACCTTTACTTGGTTCTGTCATTACG GGGGTCCAAGTCGGCATGGGTCCTGCAGGTGAATTAAGGTACCCTTCATGTCCATCACAGGAGCTCGCATGGGCTTGGCGTTCACGTGAACTTGGAGAGTTCCAATGCTACGATAAG TATATGTTAGCATGTCTGAATGCCTGTGCTCATGATGTTGGAATGCGTGAATGGGGATATGGAGGCCCGATTGTTGCTGGTAATTTGATGCATGGCCCTGACAATActgattttttcaaaagtaaCGGCGGATCTTGGAATACCCCATCTGGGGAGTTTTTTCTTCAATGGTATTCTGGGATGCTGCTGCTTCATGGGGAAAGGATATGTAGGGAAGCCAAGACCATCTTTCAGGGCGCTGAAGTTGATACTTCAGCCAAACTTGCCGGGATCCACTGGCATTATGGCACACAATCTCATCCATCTGAGTTGACAGCTGGCTACTACAATACTTCAAGAAGAGATGGGTACTTGCCGATTGCTCGCATGTTCGGCAGATATGGTTTCGGTTTATGCTGCTCCGTCTTTGGGATGAGAGACGTGGAAGAAAAACAGACAAACCCAGTTAGCAGTCCAGAGGATTTTCTTAAACAGCTTTTATTGGCAGCCAGGGTCTGTCAAATACCAGTGGAAGGTGAAAATTCTGCCACCTTTTCGGAAGGAGAATCGTATGAACAGGTGCTAAAGATGTCAAAATTCTTTTCATATGGTCCTGGAAACCCCTCATTTTCTTTCAACTTTATGAGGATGGACAGATACCTCTTTGAACAACATAACTGGGCTCGCTTCACTCGTTTCGTAAGGCAAATGTCAGGGGCCAATATTTTTCGAGCCAGATTAGATTTTGGAGGCGATGTACACCCAACTTCAATGTCAGATGCTGTAAAAGCTAAGAGTTGCATATACATATTGTTGAGGAAGAAAAATCAAACCCATATCCAAACCAGCAAGGCAAATCTTACACTTCGACCTCCATCACTCGGTCTATGTTCCTATAGCAGTACATAA